One genomic segment of Novisyntrophococcus fermenticellae includes these proteins:
- a CDS encoding branched-chain amino acid ABC transporter permease: MSAGVLLQAIINGIMIGGIYALVGMSLNMIFGVMKIVNFCQGELLMVSMYVTYMLYSYCGLDPFIAIPLVAVIMFIIGAVIQVSLITRSIKDDGDQNVLFLTCCLGIFLSNLALLLFKSDYRTVNSMFADQIVQVAGMNISVPKLVGFLILCVTTALIFLMLKKTKLGKQIRATSQNPVGAQVTGIKIKAVYACTYGIGAAIAGIAGACLMSYYYVFPAVGNTYGTRSFIVVTMGGLGSTIGACLGGIALGVMETVGSSVVGSAFKDTLVFLAFILVLVVKENLNIRKKRG, translated from the coding sequence ATGAGTGCTGGGGTTTTACTACAGGCTATTATTAACGGAATTATGATAGGCGGAATTTACGCACTGGTCGGAATGAGCCTGAATATGATTTTTGGAGTTATGAAAATAGTTAACTTTTGCCAGGGAGAATTGCTGATGGTCAGTATGTATGTGACTTATATGCTTTATTCATACTGCGGTCTGGATCCATTCATAGCAATCCCGCTGGTAGCGGTTATCATGTTTATCATTGGCGCCGTGATTCAGGTAAGCTTGATTACTAGATCTATTAAGGATGACGGTGACCAAAATGTGCTGTTCCTTACCTGCTGTCTTGGAATCTTCCTGAGTAATCTGGCTCTGCTTCTGTTTAAATCGGACTATAGAACCGTAAACAGTATGTTTGCAGATCAGATTGTGCAGGTCGCCGGAATGAATATCAGTGTTCCTAAATTGGTTGGATTTCTTATCCTCTGTGTCACAACAGCATTAATCTTCCTGATGCTGAAGAAGACAAAACTTGGAAAACAGATTCGTGCGACTTCGCAAAATCCAGTGGGTGCGCAGGTAACCGGAATAAAAATAAAAGCGGTTTACGCTTGCACTTATGGAATTGGGGCAGCTATTGCAGGTATAGCCGGTGCATGTCTTATGTCGTATTATTATGTATTCCCTGCAGTTGGAAATACTTATGGAACCCGTTCTTTTATTGTTGTCACAATGGGAGGACTCGGAAGTACTATCGGTGCCTGCTTAGGTGGAATTGCGTTGGGGGTTATGGAGACAGTTGGTTCCTCAGTGGTAGGTTCTGCATTTAAAGACACGCTTGTATTTCTTGCATTCATTCTGGTACTTGTCGTAAAAGAAAATTTAAATATCAGAAAGAAAAGGGGGTAA
- a CDS encoding class I adenylate-forming enzyme family protein, with the protein MNYKSDDKSWVVNGDFFWPSSYLKKSVSDSLYDSLAMSTEKHPEGTCIIDDFGSVYSYKKFLEMTDNFAALLSEHYHVKFGSHVALLLYNSIEFCVAFFAISKLRAVAIPFPTKYKKEEIFSLIAKSDLNGIICDKDFYEWFHQDFEMTTFFIIKTNSYIRAYTLPEYEQRTYPIAAVPSGNDPAIIMFTSGTTSKSKGALLTNHNIMSAIHAYQKILGITEHDSTIIPIPIYHVTGLIALLGLFIHTGSCIHLHKFFDANRILLDISHFQITFLHASPTVFSLLLQHKADFPSLPSLRALACGSSNMPASKIHALHDWLPAMKFHTVYGLTETSSPACIFPDDAAISPYIGSSGHPIPGTSFKICNAAGNLLPPGSIGSILIKGDVVLSKYYNFKTSALSDGWLDTGDLGYFNDAGYLFIVDRKKDMINRGGEKICSFDVENALYSIPGITEAAVVGIKNDLYGEIPAAMVTLDPSSTLNQDSICALLKEKLAKYQIPVKIIISDSLPLTENLKTDKVYIRQLLSANIH; encoded by the coding sequence ATGAATTATAAATCAGATGATAAATCATGGGTTGTAAATGGTGATTTCTTTTGGCCTTCTTCATATCTAAAGAAGTCTGTTTCTGACAGTTTGTATGATTCTCTTGCCATGAGCACAGAAAAACATCCCGAAGGTACCTGTATTATTGATGATTTTGGGTCCGTATACTCTTACAAGAAATTTTTAGAAATGACAGATAATTTTGCTGCGTTATTATCTGAACATTATCATGTAAAATTTGGCTCTCATGTTGCATTGCTTCTATATAACAGTATAGAGTTTTGTGTTGCATTTTTCGCAATCAGCAAATTGCGGGCTGTTGCCATTCCATTTCCTACCAAATATAAGAAAGAAGAAATCTTTTCATTAATTGCGAAATCAGATTTAAACGGTATTATCTGTGACAAGGATTTCTATGAATGGTTCCATCAGGACTTTGAAATGACTACCTTCTTTATTATAAAAACAAATAGTTACATAAGAGCCTATACTTTGCCTGAGTACGAACAGCGAACTTATCCTATAGCAGCGGTTCCTTCTGGAAATGATCCTGCTATTATTATGTTCACTTCCGGCACAACATCCAAAAGCAAAGGAGCACTTCTGACCAATCATAATATTATGTCGGCGATTCATGCTTATCAGAAAATTCTTGGAATTACAGAACACGACAGTACGATTATTCCGATTCCCATTTATCATGTAACCGGATTGATTGCACTACTTGGTCTGTTTATTCATACCGGGAGCTGTATTCATCTTCATAAATTTTTTGACGCGAATCGAATTTTATTAGATATCAGCCATTTTCAGATTACTTTTCTCCATGCCTCTCCAACTGTCTTTTCTCTGCTTCTGCAGCACAAGGCAGATTTTCCTTCTCTTCCTTCTCTAAGAGCACTCGCTTGTGGAAGCAGCAATATGCCCGCCAGCAAAATTCATGCTCTTCATGACTGGCTGCCTGCTATGAAGTTCCATACGGTGTATGGATTGACAGAAACATCATCCCCAGCCTGTATCTTTCCGGATGATGCGGCCATAAGTCCTTATATAGGTTCCTCGGGACATCCTATTCCGGGAACCAGCTTTAAGATTTGTAATGCTGCCGGGAACCTACTGCCACCCGGCAGCATCGGATCCATCCTGATAAAGGGGGATGTCGTGCTCTCTAAATATTATAATTTTAAGACGTCCGCCCTTTCAGATGGATGGTTAGACACTGGTGATCTCGGTTACTTTAACGATGCCGGATATCTGTTTATCGTCGATCGAAAAAAAGATATGATTAATCGCGGAGGGGAAAAAATATGCAGCTTCGATGTAGAGAATGCTCTCTATTCCATTCCCGGCATTACAGAAGCCGCTGTTGTTGGAATTAAAAATGACCTCTACGGTGAAATACCTGCCGCCATGGTTACACTGGATCCTTCCTCTACCTTGAATCAGGATTCCATATGCGCCTTATTAAAAGAGAAACTTGCAAAATATCAAATTCCTGTAAAAATAATAATTTCGGATTCTTTGCCGCTTACTGAAAATTTAAAAACAGACAAAGTGTACATTCGGCAGCTTCTGTCTGCCAACATTCATTAA
- a CDS encoding glycerate kinase yields the protein MNILIATDSYKGSLDSEEVAKYIRKGAGKVFPDAKFQILAIADGGEGTVDSILRKQNGRYETVQVLKPNGGNVQARYGILKNKTAVLEMAAASGLPLVALQDKDVMKATTYGTGQLMKAALDQGCRNLYIGIGGSATNDAGVGMAQALGASFRDRDGKEIGFGGGELERIAEVDLSGMDERLKTTKITVMCDVTNPLYGPEGAAGIYGRQKGATDQQILQLDVGMKHLADLMSEQTKEDNRWEKGAGAAGGLGWGLVVFTGAKLLSGIEAILELVGFEEKCQWADLVITGEGKIDMQSVCGKVIHGISVITTKYQKPLIAVAGSIDDDSSQIYAAGVETMEACVMRPMTIENALEKTKQYLPDAAERIMRAVRVGIQMKEKEAM from the coding sequence TTGAACATATTGATTGCAACAGATTCCTACAAAGGAAGCCTGGACAGCGAGGAAGTTGCAAAATACATCAGGAAAGGTGCTGGTAAAGTTTTTCCGGATGCTAAATTTCAAATATTAGCTATTGCCGATGGAGGAGAGGGAACGGTTGACTCAATTCTTAGAAAGCAGAATGGACGATACGAGACAGTACAGGTACTAAAACCAAATGGAGGGAATGTACAGGCCAGATATGGGATTTTAAAAAACAAAACTGCTGTGTTGGAAATGGCGGCGGCTTCTGGACTGCCACTGGTGGCTCTGCAAGACAAGGATGTTATGAAAGCTACCACATATGGAACTGGTCAGCTGATGAAAGCAGCTTTGGATCAAGGATGCAGAAATCTTTACATTGGAATTGGAGGGTCAGCAACAAATGATGCCGGAGTAGGGATGGCACAGGCGCTTGGAGCATCCTTTCGAGATAGGGATGGAAAAGAAATTGGGTTTGGAGGAGGAGAACTGGAGAGAATTGCAGAGGTTGATCTTTCGGGGATGGATGAAAGACTAAAGACAACTAAGATAACCGTTATGTGTGATGTAACGAATCCCCTGTATGGACCTGAGGGGGCTGCTGGGATCTATGGCAGACAGAAGGGAGCAACCGATCAGCAAATCCTGCAATTAGATGTTGGAATGAAACATCTGGCTGATTTGATGAGCGAACAGACGAAAGAGGATAATCGTTGGGAAAAAGGGGCCGGAGCGGCAGGGGGCCTTGGATGGGGCCTTGTAGTATTTACCGGAGCAAAGCTGCTAAGCGGAATAGAGGCGATCCTTGAATTGGTAGGATTTGAAGAAAAGTGCCAGTGGGCGGATTTGGTTATCACGGGGGAAGGAAAGATCGATATGCAGTCAGTGTGTGGTAAGGTCATTCATGGAATTTCGGTTATAACTACAAAATATCAGAAGCCATTAATTGCTGTTGCCGGAAGTATCGATGATGATTCTTCACAGATATATGCGGCTGGGGTGGAAACGATGGAGGCCTGTGTAATGAGACCAATGACGATTGAAAATGCATTGGAAAAAACGAAGCAGTATTTACCCGATGCCGCAGAGCGGATTATGCGTGCGGTCCGGGTGGGAATACAAATGAAAGAAAAGGAGGCAATGTAA
- a CDS encoding acyl CoA:acetate/3-ketoacid CoA transferase, with protein sequence MKKPKFLSADEAAAMIQDNATIATIGMTLVSASETILKAVENRFLETGSPNTLTLVHSCGQSDRERGIQHFSHEKMLHCIIGGHWGLQPKMMDLISSNKILAYCIPQGQFSQLYRSMAGGEPGKITKVGLGTFVDPRRGGGKMNEITQSAPDISDIVTIDGEEYMRYRPIPLDYCIIRGTYVDELGNLTTDEEAMQLEVLSAVLACKKFGGKVIAQAKYKVQAGQLHCKKVIVPGVFIDAVVMCTNPEEDHRQTHSFAFNPAYCGDIKVPADASDALPLTLRKAIGRRALMELHMDDILNVGTGIPNDVVGPIITEERISEDVTITVECGIYGGIPMGGVDFGIAKNNFALVRHDDQFDYYNGAGVDITFMGAGEIDFEGNVNATKLGPLPTGAGGFIDITTNARHVVFCSSFTGKGLKCSFAGGKLYIDQEGSLTKFVNQLQQVSYNGLIAREKQQKMHYVTERAVFELTHSGLMLTEIAPGIDLQTQILDLMEFSPIISPNLKTMNERIFCSDTPFGLKDILHRKQ encoded by the coding sequence ATGAAAAAACCCAAATTTCTATCTGCTGATGAAGCCGCTGCCATGATTCAAGACAACGCAACCATCGCCACCATTGGTATGACGCTGGTATCCGCGTCCGAAACTATTCTGAAAGCAGTTGAAAACCGTTTTTTGGAAACGGGGAGTCCTAACACCCTTACTCTCGTTCATTCCTGTGGGCAAAGCGATCGGGAACGGGGAATACAACATTTTTCCCATGAAAAAATGCTGCATTGTATTATAGGCGGTCACTGGGGCTTGCAGCCTAAGATGATGGATTTAATTTCCAGCAACAAAATTCTTGCCTATTGCATTCCGCAGGGGCAGTTTTCCCAGCTTTACCGAAGCATGGCAGGTGGGGAACCCGGAAAGATCACAAAAGTAGGTCTTGGTACATTTGTAGACCCTCGCAGAGGTGGCGGAAAAATGAATGAGATTACTCAATCAGCTCCTGACATCTCTGATATCGTCACCATAGATGGTGAAGAGTACATGCGCTATAGGCCCATTCCGCTTGATTATTGCATTATTCGTGGCACTTATGTAGATGAGCTCGGTAACCTCACCACAGATGAAGAGGCCATGCAGCTGGAAGTCCTTTCTGCTGTCCTTGCCTGCAAAAAATTTGGCGGCAAAGTAATTGCACAGGCAAAATACAAAGTACAGGCCGGACAACTCCATTGTAAAAAAGTTATCGTTCCAGGTGTATTTATTGATGCTGTTGTTATGTGTACGAATCCAGAAGAAGACCATCGCCAAACACACAGTTTTGCTTTCAATCCTGCTTACTGTGGCGACATCAAGGTTCCAGCTGATGCTTCCGATGCTCTGCCACTTACACTTCGTAAAGCTATTGGCCGCCGTGCGCTAATGGAACTTCATATGGATGATATTTTAAATGTCGGCACCGGCATTCCTAATGATGTAGTGGGTCCAATCATTACAGAGGAAAGAATCAGCGAAGATGTCACCATTACTGTTGAATGTGGTATTTACGGTGGTATACCAATGGGTGGTGTGGATTTTGGAATAGCCAAAAACAATTTTGCATTGGTTCGCCATGACGATCAATTTGATTATTATAATGGTGCCGGAGTGGATATTACTTTTATGGGTGCCGGAGAAATAGATTTTGAAGGGAATGTAAACGCGACTAAGCTTGGTCCGCTGCCTACCGGAGCCGGAGGATTTATTGATATCACGACCAATGCAAGGCATGTAGTCTTCTGTTCTTCTTTCACAGGCAAAGGGCTGAAGTGCTCCTTTGCGGGCGGCAAGTTATACATCGATCAGGAGGGTTCTCTGACAAAATTTGTAAACCAGCTTCAGCAGGTTTCCTACAATGGATTAATTGCCAGAGAAAAGCAGCAGAAAATGCATTATGTAACCGAACGTGCTGTTTTTGAGCTCACACATAGTGGACTTATGCTGACAGAAATTGCTCCTGGAATTGACTTGCAGACGCAAATATTGGATCTGATGGAATTTTCTCCAATTATAAGTCCAAATCTCAAGACTATGAATGAACGTATCTTTTGTTCTGATACTCCTTTTGGATTGAAAGACATACTTCACCGGAAACAATAA
- a CDS encoding branched-chain amino acid ABC transporter permease: MKRLSIRHILAALGVLLLSLVPLVIDTPYILGIFVTTFYIGCCTLAWSILGGLTGQISLGHAGFMGLGSYISAILLNNLGMSPWISMIISFVVVGLIAAILLSPCFVLSGAYFTLVTIAFTEAFRNLFINWEYAGGGQGILIPLKKSGIVTMRWVSKVPYYYISLIMVILFFAILVWIDRSKLGYALKTIREDEDTAHAVGINSFKYKFIATFISAGMIAVVGVFYANYIGYINPDLFKNSNSLNYLMPAIIGGIGSVAGPLLGAGILTPLSEWLNSALSAISGLNLVVYAAIVIAVILFRPNGIMGWFNRSNLKKAINKKLDAIDEKLFKRGKEA, from the coding sequence ATGAAACGGTTAAGTATTCGGCATATATTGGCAGCCCTGGGAGTGCTGCTCTTGTCATTGGTGCCACTTGTGATTGATACACCCTACATACTTGGGATTTTTGTAACAACGTTTTATATTGGCTGCTGTACGCTTGCATGGAGTATACTTGGGGGACTTACAGGACAGATTTCTCTGGGGCATGCCGGTTTTATGGGACTGGGATCTTATATTTCCGCCATTTTACTGAATAACCTGGGTATGTCACCATGGATTAGTATGATCATATCCTTTGTAGTGGTAGGGTTGATAGCAGCAATTCTTCTTTCACCATGCTTTGTACTATCCGGTGCATACTTTACCCTAGTCACCATTGCTTTTACGGAAGCGTTTCGCAATCTCTTTATCAACTGGGAATACGCAGGAGGCGGCCAGGGAATCTTGATTCCATTGAAGAAAAGTGGCATTGTGACAATGAGATGGGTTTCGAAAGTGCCTTATTATTATATTTCGCTCATTATGGTTATCCTTTTCTTTGCAATTCTGGTTTGGATTGATCGTTCAAAACTAGGTTATGCTCTGAAAACAATTCGTGAAGATGAGGATACAGCACATGCTGTTGGGATTAATTCTTTTAAATACAAATTCATTGCCACTTTTATCAGCGCGGGAATGATTGCCGTCGTTGGTGTATTTTATGCAAACTATATTGGATATATTAATCCGGACCTTTTTAAGAATTCCAATAGCTTAAACTACCTAATGCCAGCTATCATCGGCGGAATTGGAAGTGTCGCGGGGCCACTCCTTGGGGCAGGAATCCTGACACCATTGTCTGAATGGCTGAATTCTGCATTGTCAGCAATCAGTGGACTAAATCTGGTGGTCTATGCAGCAATTGTTATTGCAGTTATCCTATTCAGACCTAATGGTATTATGGGATGGTTTAATCGAAGTAATCTCAAAAAGGCGATAAATAAAAAATTGGATGCGATAGATGAAAAGTTATTTAAACGCGGGAAGGAGGCATAA
- a CDS encoding CdaR family transcriptional regulator encodes MLIPKKQMQKIAEEVGGTIHKDVNIMDETGCIIASTDANRIGMYHMGAVKLLNNQLPEVVIEKEYEGTRSGINLPLTIEGKVIGVVGITGPVDEVRMLGAVIQKMTEILILDWYRSNQKKALEDLKQSFAVELLFGNDEKRLEFGWELLGLDMKLTREVAVIDVEIAEKNAQNKEEVFENILNKIKKRVEKNRQQILISMGMKAILFYQAESAKSVNSEVNEMKCYVESLYPCHLYCGIGSPGISKYDIQKSYKEADNACNYAKTSNGEDIKVYSSQDVGMLLKDIRPQKRKEYTDELFKHCNEEQKKEILECLRSYVRNNGSITKIADEMYIHKNTLQYRLNKIKSVTGYDPRVLRDAISLILGMYLDEIRD; translated from the coding sequence TTGCTTATTCCTAAGAAACAGATGCAGAAAATTGCAGAAGAAGTGGGAGGTACGATTCATAAAGATGTCAATATCATGGATGAGACCGGCTGTATTATTGCAAGCACAGACGCAAATCGTATTGGCATGTATCATATGGGGGCGGTTAAACTGCTGAATAATCAGCTTCCCGAGGTGGTTATTGAAAAAGAATATGAAGGCACAAGAAGTGGAATCAATCTTCCACTTACAATTGAAGGAAAAGTAATTGGTGTAGTTGGAATTACCGGGCCAGTGGATGAAGTTCGTATGCTTGGGGCAGTGATTCAGAAGATGACGGAGATTTTGATTCTTGACTGGTATAGAAGTAATCAGAAGAAGGCACTGGAAGATCTTAAACAAAGTTTTGCGGTAGAACTATTATTTGGCAATGATGAAAAACGTCTGGAATTTGGCTGGGAATTATTGGGGCTTGATATGAAGCTGACCAGAGAGGTTGCTGTGATAGATGTTGAAATTGCCGAGAAAAACGCACAGAATAAAGAAGAAGTTTTTGAAAATATTTTGAATAAAATCAAGAAACGGGTGGAGAAAAACAGACAACAGATACTTATTTCTATGGGAATGAAAGCAATTTTGTTTTATCAGGCAGAGAGTGCCAAAAGCGTGAACAGTGAGGTAAATGAAATGAAATGCTATGTGGAATCATTATATCCATGCCATTTATATTGTGGTATTGGCAGCCCCGGAATCAGTAAGTATGATATTCAGAAATCATATAAAGAGGCAGATAATGCCTGCAATTATGCCAAAACATCGAATGGAGAAGATATTAAAGTTTATAGCAGCCAGGATGTTGGGATGTTATTGAAAGATATTCGGCCTCAAAAAAGAAAAGAGTATACCGATGAGTTGTTTAAGCACTGCAATGAAGAACAGAAAAAAGAAATACTTGAATGTTTGAGATCTTATGTTCGTAATAATGGTTCTATTACAAAGATAGCGGATGAAATGTATATTCATAAAAATACACTCCAATATCGGTTGAATAAAATTAAATCGGTGACAGGCTATGATCCACGAGTACTGCGGGATGCAATTTCACTAATTCTTGGAATGTATCTCGATGAGATTAGGGATTAG